GGTATTGCTCTGCGCGAACCCTGCTCGGGCCTTTGTCATGACGTAGCCAATATCCGTCGCCGCGCCACCACTCTTCTGATCCGACTTCGCCTGCCCGCTGTTGCTGAGCGTGTTGCCCACTGCGAGGATTGCCAGCGCGATCGCCACGAGCGCCCCAATGATCCGTTCCATATCACCCTCTCCTAAAGTAAAACCACGTCCAACGATTTACATCTGCCTCATCGACGACGTGAGAGCCGACGAAAGCGCGTTTGAGCCAAACTGCATGACAAACATGGCTGCGTACACAAGAAGACTCAGGGTCAACGCCATGCCACCGCCGATCGCAAGCACCTTTCGCTCGACATAGGCCGCGTTCTCTCGCGCCACGTTCGCCAGCTTTTCCGACGAGTCGGCTTTGCCCATGTACTCGCCGATCTCATCGATCAGATCCACGGAAGGGAAGTCGTGCCCAGTCCGCATCATGGAAGTTGCAAGATCAAAGCCATTGCGTGTGCCGGATGAAATGGCGAGCAGCCGCGACGCCAACCATGGCGATGCCGTGCGCACCTGTGCGGCCAGCGATTCCACTTCAGGGATGCCCGCCCGCTGCAGAGCAAGAAACGACAGCAACCAAGAGAACCCTGCGATCTCCCGATAGAGTGGGAACGGAAAAACCCATCGATCAAAGAACGCCCTCCCACGGCCAGCCCAGTTCGGTAACGCCCATGCGCACCAGAGCGCATAGGTAAGCAGCCCGTACGTCGCCAAAGGCATTGCCGCGCTTTGTGCAAACACGCCCATCAGGTAGAGGACGCGTGCCCATCCGGTCCACTTCTCGGCCGGCAAGATTCCTGCGAACTCGGGCACTACGTCGGCACCGATAAAGCCGAGTACCTTGTAGAGCGCGTAGACATAGACAAGCGCCGGCGCGAAGCCGAGGATCAGCTTCCAAAAGATGCGATCCACCAGTTCGCGCACCTCGATGACGAGCTTCATTGCCTCGGGAAGCTTGCCCGCTCGATCACCAGCGTCGAGCACGGTTCGCTCAAGATTGGTGAGCGACGAGTCCATTGCCGCCGCCAGCGTCTGGCCGTTGCGGACGCCTTGTGTCACGGCATCGATTGCAGCAGCAGCGCGACGTTTTCGCCGTCGTAGCAAGCCGGCCCCGAACCGGGTAAGCACGCGCTCTAGCGTTACGTCGTTCGCCAGATGCGTTGACGCACGTTCATAGAGGCGTTTTCGGAGCTTCCATGGCAGAGGATTGCCCTTCAGCCACTGCAGAGCTTTCTGGAGATTCATACGCCCTCGCGATACGCCTCAATGGGCACGTTCTTCTGCGCGTCGCGCGGATCGATCCTGCCGGCCAACACACGTTCCATGACATTGCCGAGCATGGATTTGTCGGAGCCCTCACGCAGGCGGTGATTTCGACGTGCCAACGACGTCCCCCTGAGGAAGTCTTCCATCAGCTCTTCGGTGCTAAGGACAACCTCTGCAACTGCCTCACGCCCGCGGATTTGCCGGCCGAAGCAGTGCGGACATCCCTTTCCCCGCACATGGACCTGTTCGATGTTTCCCCAGGTTTTGATGCGGTCGAGCAGAATTCCCGGCATTGCGTCGAGATGTTTGGCCAATGGCTCCCGACACTCCGTGCACAGCACGGGAACCATCCGCTGCCCCATGAAACCCGCGATGATTTTGTGGTTGCACATCAACTCCTTGGAAAGCAGCGTGTGGTCGAGCATTTGCAGGCGACCAATCAGTTCGAACGGATCAAGAACGTGGAGCGAGCCGAAGACCAAGTGCCCGGTCTGCGCTGCCTGAACTGCTGCAACACCTTCATTGCCTGTGCGGATCTCGCCGATGTCGATGATGTCCGGGTCCATCCGGAGCATGCGTTCGACGAGGTATGAGGAGTTCTGCCCCGTCGAAAGCAGTTGCACTGCCCATTCACGCGGGTACTCGACCGGATGCTCACGGGTGATCTGCCGCAGCTCGGGCGAAATCTGCCCCTTGTAGCGCAGCATTTCGTAGCCGGTCGTGGTCTTGCCACTTCCCGTCGGCCCCGTCTGAATAAACAGACCATCCGGCATCAGGACGACCTGCTCGAACATCGCGAGCTGCAGCGTCGTGAATCCCATCCGCTCAAAGTCGACTTTGCCGGCCGGCGCCTCCGGTCTCACCAGTCGCAGACGACTCGCCGGCGTCTCGCGTCGCTGAAGTGTGGCCGTGTGCCTGCGCGGTTGCAGGCGATTAACCATGACGCCACCACCGGCCTCGATCGGATAGGCTGGGCCGCGCGTAATGCGAACACTTTCAATATCGGTCTCAGGCAGCTTGTTGCCGCTGATCTGCGCTTCCTGGAACTCGAGCGGATTGAATGTCGGCTCTTTGACGGTTGCGAGGCCGACGCAAGTTGCTCGCACAAAAGCTTCCCCCTGCGCAGCGTTCAGTTCCCACTCGGGCACCGTCCATAGCTCGCCGTCAATGCGCAACTGAAATTCAGCATGGTCTTCTCGCTGCAGAACGTGAAGGTCGGACGCCCCCAGTTCGGCAGCCTCGACGTGCCGCCGGCGCGACATTTCCAGAAACTCAAGGTATGCGTCGCCCGATTGCCCGTCCGACGTGCTTTCGCGCGCTTGCGCCAGCTCCTGCGGGGCAAGAGATTCAACAACCGGCTCCAGACCATGGCGTTTGAGGTCAGCCAACCATGTGAGAAAGGCCGAACCACCTGCATAGCGGCCATCGACCTGAATCTTCTCGCCGACCCCCGCCCACACGACGTGTTGCATCAGCGTGGCAGGAACAGGCGGGAGCCGCATTGGCTCGACATGCGCGTCAACGCGCGAGAATGCCCTGAACCGCTCAACCAAAGCCACCATGTCAGCTCCCCACCTTGAGGGCAGCAGTCGCCCCAGGAAAACGGTTAACGTAGAGCGTCCCTTTCGCATGCCACTGGCCATCTCGCAGGTCGACGCTGACCTCGGTCAGCCGCAAACCTGGGACTTGATCGAATGCAGAAGCACCGCTGAACCATGGAGCCATCGCAAGCGTGAAATCGGCCGCATTCCCAATCCACGGGGCCGGTTCAGGTGCATCGGGGCCATTCGCGCCAGGAAGCGCGGCGGGCTGCGTCGCCGCCAGCTTCAACTGGAAAGCTTTGCGGTGCGACACGCTCCAAACGATGCGCTTCGCAACCTCAAAATCATCAATACCTGTTGGTTGGATCGTGAACGTATAGGGCTTAACTTCCGTCGAGCGAGAGTGGTTTCCATCGTCGAGGAGCGTGCCGGGCGCGTCCTCAGCCACACCCCCGTCGCGCTCCCATTGAGCGGCAACGTTGACCGTGACGGGACTACCGAACTGGCAGCTCCAGCCGGTCAGCAACCAACCTTTCGTGGCGAGTGCCCTGCCGTGCCAAGCCGAACGACATGCGTCGACAACAGCAGACGGCACAGGTTGAAGTGTCCATGGCGGAATTTGTTGCTTGGCTTGCTTTGCCGCGTGCATCGCCTGTGCAGCACGTTGTCGCGCGAGATCCGCAGCGCGCTGTGCCTCAGCCTGCCGTTGCTGATACCAC
The sequence above is a segment of the Ralstonia pickettii genome. Coding sequences within it:
- the pilO2 gene encoding type 4b pilus protein PilO2, which produces MAQVLNLPGIKGTYAVGLTWRHEDARPSRAALRKKARDLQARWSVVHQTRTGHVQAGFCAGLEGAASNWRTKPLAALVADSHPQPWCGFYRISADLYWYIAVRDGQEVLPDGDRTGTLEELEQLHALHKASGDWNVVRGTEAELADIVRTSRSVKGLTDLEPGPRRYVLPVAGVLTVAALAGVGTWWYQQRQAEAQRAADLARQRAAQAMHAAKQAKQQIPPWTLQPVPSAVVDACRSAWHGRALATKGWLLTGWSCQFGSPVTVNVAAQWERDGGVAEDAPGTLLDDGNHSRSTEVKPYTFTIQPTGIDDFEVAKRIVWSVSHRKAFQLKLAATQPAALPGANGPDAPEPAPWIGNAADFTLAMAPWFSGASAFDQVPGLRLTEVSVDLRDGQWHAKGTLYVNRFPGATAALKVGS
- a CDS encoding ATPase, T2SS/T4P/T4SS family, translated to MVALVERFRAFSRVDAHVEPMRLPPVPATLMQHVVWAGVGEKIQVDGRYAGGSAFLTWLADLKRHGLEPVVESLAPQELAQARESTSDGQSGDAYLEFLEMSRRRHVEAAELGASDLHVLQREDHAEFQLRIDGELWTVPEWELNAAQGEAFVRATCVGLATVKEPTFNPLEFQEAQISGNKLPETDIESVRITRGPAYPIEAGGGVMVNRLQPRRHTATLQRRETPASRLRLVRPEAPAGKVDFERMGFTTLQLAMFEQVVLMPDGLFIQTGPTGSGKTTTGYEMLRYKGQISPELRQITREHPVEYPREWAVQLLSTGQNSSYLVERMLRMDPDIIDIGEIRTGNEGVAAVQAAQTGHLVFGSLHVLDPFELIGRLQMLDHTLLSKELMCNHKIIAGFMGQRMVPVLCTECREPLAKHLDAMPGILLDRIKTWGNIEQVHVRGKGCPHCFGRQIRGREAVAEVVLSTEELMEDFLRGTSLARRNHRLREGSDKSMLGNVMERVLAGRIDPRDAQKNVPIEAYREGV
- a CDS encoding type II secretion system F family protein, with the protein product MNLQKALQWLKGNPLPWKLRKRLYERASTHLANDVTLERVLTRFGAGLLRRRKRRAAAAIDAVTQGVRNGQTLAAAMDSSLTNLERTVLDAGDRAGKLPEAMKLVIEVRELVDRIFWKLILGFAPALVYVYALYKVLGFIGADVVPEFAGILPAEKWTGWARVLYLMGVFAQSAAMPLATYGLLTYALWCAWALPNWAGRGRAFFDRWVFPFPLYREIAGFSWLLSFLALQRAGIPEVESLAAQVRTASPWLASRLLAISSGTRNGFDLATSMMRTGHDFPSVDLIDEIGEYMGKADSSEKLANVARENAAYVERKVLAIGGGMALTLSLLVYAAMFVMQFGSNALSSALTSSMRQM